In the Candidatus Electrothrix sp. GW3-4 genome, one interval contains:
- a CDS encoding DUF4279 domain-containing protein, protein MSNEGRVYFGLIGDDFDPKELTEFLGINPSKAKKKANPIPKKSYWNLSSDTVKGEIVDIYKMSSSLIKTIKPHTKEIIEAKQKFNLEAYLQVVLWITTDETKSTPIIGFEDDVIEFLYKVKASIDIDTYRN, encoded by the coding sequence ATGAGCAATGAAGGAAGAGTTTACTTTGGATTGATAGGCGATGATTTTGACCCAAAAGAATTAACTGAATTCCTCGGAATTAATCCATCGAAAGCCAAGAAAAAGGCCAATCCTATCCCCAAGAAATCTTACTGGAATTTATCATCTGATACAGTGAAAGGGGAAATAGTCGATATTTACAAAATGTCCTCTTCGCTTATAAAAACCATAAAACCCCATACAAAAGAAATTATAGAAGCAAAACAGAAATTCAACCTTGAAGCTTACTTACAGGTGGTGCTCTGGATCACTACAGACGAAACAAAATCAACACCTATCATTGGTTTTGAAGATGATGTTATTGAGTTTTTGTACAAAGTTAAGGCAAGTATTGATATAGATACTTATAGAAATTAA
- a CDS encoding DUF3786 domain-containing protein, with protein MSSISNPLDLYKHLEQSNCRQCLLPSCMAFAVAVIQGQKQLRDCPQLAEETITLLSGGIVHKKLSNEQGEKELDTLRQQVVEKGLRDIASEHDLPVKENRVGVRCLGKEFWIDEQGMMSSECHINNWVYGPVLKYLVSNRTEDEAGVWIPFRDITGAKEWENFFSHRCEQEMCRLADTHNALFFELLELFEAKELQGTNSADRSLLLYPLPGIPF; from the coding sequence ATGTCATCAATCAGCAACCCCTTGGACCTGTACAAGCATCTTGAGCAGTCGAACTGCCGTCAATGCCTCTTACCCTCCTGCATGGCCTTTGCTGTCGCGGTCATTCAGGGGCAGAAACAGCTTAGAGATTGCCCACAGCTCGCAGAAGAAACAATCACTCTGCTTTCCGGTGGCATTGTCCATAAGAAGTTATCAAATGAACAGGGTGAAAAAGAACTTGATACGCTGAGACAGCAGGTTGTCGAGAAAGGTCTCAGGGATATTGCGAGTGAACATGATCTTCCGGTTAAAGAAAACCGCGTCGGGGTTCGGTGTCTTGGCAAGGAGTTTTGGATTGATGAGCAGGGCATGATGAGTTCGGAATGCCATATAAATAATTGGGTATATGGACCGGTTCTTAAATATCTGGTCAGCAACAGAACAGAGGATGAAGCCGGTGTATGGATACCTTTCAGAGACATAACCGGGGCCAAGGAATGGGAGAATTTTTTTTCACACCGCTGCGAACAGGAGATGTGCCGTTTAGCAGACACGCATAATGCGTTGTTTTTTGAGTTACTCGAATTATTCGAGGCCAAAGAACTCCAGGGAACAAACAGTGCTGATCGTTCACTTCTTTTATATCCGCTCCCTGGGATACCTTTTTGA
- a CDS encoding 2TM domain-containing protein — protein sequence MENQEAYQRAKKRAEAKFGLYIHLAVYIAVNILLIVINVSTAPEHFWFIWPLIGWGIGVFFHALNVFVFSGGPSLKERMLAKEMEKESL from the coding sequence ATGGAAAATCAGGAAGCTTATCAAAGGGCTAAAAAAAGAGCAGAGGCAAAGTTTGGATTGTACATTCATCTCGCTGTCTACATCGCTGTAAATATTTTGCTTATAGTTATTAATGTAAGCACAGCTCCCGAACATTTTTGGTTCATTTGGCCGCTCATTGGTTGGGGCATTGGGGTGTTTTTTCATGCTTTGAACGTCTTTGTTTTTTCTGGAGGGCCATCTCTCAAAGAACGGATGCTTGCAAAAGAAATGGAGAAAGAATCTCTGTAA
- a CDS encoding SAM-dependent methyltransferase produces MDKNKPSMTARKVALNIVTLGSQPGMDTVLPHGIVDATAQLLVASGAAGERTVRLARSPRMIAVYEAFDWMLPGQFEAFAFRKAFCEQQVRDSISSGATQILVLGAGYDTLCCRLAPEFSGVRFFEIDHPATSALKQKGVEALGASENLHLIAEDLGERELSDVLRTNANWDVTAQSVILAEGLVMYLPTEAVQSLFRQCAASVGQGSRIAFSYIPSGEDGRPYVGRWTGLMLWLQKVVGEPWLWSIRPEELASFLQQHGWREAPELIKGADRHGVEFFAVAVV; encoded by the coding sequence ATGGATAAAAACAAACCGAGCATGACGGCCCGCAAGGTCGCCCTGAACATTGTCACTCTCGGCTCACAACCCGGAATGGACACGGTTCTTCCACACGGGATTGTTGATGCCACTGCACAATTACTTGTTGCATCAGGTGCTGCCGGGGAAAGGACAGTCCGGTTGGCCCGCTCTCCCAGAATGATTGCTGTGTATGAAGCCTTTGACTGGATGCTGCCGGGCCAGTTTGAGGCCTTCGCCTTTCGCAAGGCGTTCTGTGAACAGCAGGTACGGGACAGTATCAGTAGCGGAGCGACCCAGATTCTTGTCCTCGGAGCAGGATACGATACCCTGTGTTGTCGATTGGCACCGGAGTTTTCGGGGGTACGTTTTTTCGAGATTGATCATCCGGCCACATCTGCTCTGAAACAGAAAGGGGTTGAGGCGTTAGGAGCAAGTGAGAACCTTCACCTGATCGCTGAGGATTTGGGTGAGAGGGAACTGTCTGATGTGCTGAGAACAAATGCGAATTGGGACGTAACGGCGCAAAGCGTTATCCTTGCCGAAGGGCTTGTCATGTACTTACCGACAGAAGCTGTGCAATCCTTGTTCAGGCAATGCGCGGCAAGTGTCGGTCAGGGATCGCGCATCGCCTTTTCCTACATTCCCAGCGGCGAAGATGGTCGGCCATACGTCGGGCGATGGACAGGGCTGATGCTTTGGTTGCAGAAAGTTGTCGGCGAGCCGTGGTTATGGAGTATCCGGCCTGAAGAGCTTGCATCGTTTCTACAGCAGCATGGCTGGAGAGAGGCACCGGAATTGATCAAGGGGGCAGATCGACACGGGGTGGAGTTTTTTGCTGTTGCGGTGGTGTGA
- a CDS encoding VOC family protein produces MKTNELSTCFCTKDVDACREFYEQHFSAKAIFDCGWYVNLRIGEGGPTIQFMQPQENMPVFGGAGVMLNFKVDDVDAEHSRLTEAGLQAAMPLEDHPWGDRGFSVIDPIGNSVYIYSDRDPSDEFKQYYKD; encoded by the coding sequence ATGAAGACAAATGAGCTATCAACATGTTTCTGTACAAAAGATGTAGATGCGTGTCGAGAATTCTATGAACAGCATTTCTCGGCAAAAGCTATTTTTGATTGTGGCTGGTATGTCAATCTGCGCATCGGTGAAGGCGGTCCAACGATTCAATTTATGCAACCACAAGAAAATATGCCAGTATTTGGAGGTGCGGGCGTAATGCTCAATTTCAAGGTTGATGATGTTGATGCAGAACATTCCAGATTGACAGAAGCAGGTCTGCAAGCAGCAATGCCATTGGAAGACCACCCTTGGGGGGACAGAGGGTTTTCTGTAATTGATCCTATCGGGAACTCCGTTTATATCTACTCAGACCGTGATCCTTCAGATGAATTTAAGCAGTATTACAAGGACTAA
- a CDS encoding DUF4386 domain-containing protein, with translation MSTENKIAKAVGALFIITMIFGMIDAYTVAPILQASLSDYYANEAQFYIGAFSILFMSLGVVGIAVLFYPIMEKHSRIIAITYVCSRVMECLLLLIGAIVYFLLLTLSQEFIKAGSPDSSYFHILANVAVEARYIGYQMAMIILSIASMILCCLLYKTRLIPRIISVVGVFGYTLVFVSAPLDLLGIIDTTGTGGILYVPGALFELLLLPIWLFAKGFNPVSRAMK, from the coding sequence ATGAGTACAGAAAATAAGATAGCAAAAGCTGTGGGAGCATTGTTCATCATCACAATGATTTTTGGGATGATTGACGCTTACACAGTAGCACCAATTCTCCAAGCATCTCTTTCTGATTATTATGCAAATGAAGCTCAATTTTACATTGGAGCATTCTCAATTTTATTCATGTCTCTCGGAGTTGTTGGTATTGCGGTTCTCTTTTATCCAATCATGGAAAAGCATAGTAGAATAATTGCAATTACCTATGTATGTTCAAGAGTAATGGAATGTTTACTCCTTCTTATTGGAGCTATTGTTTATTTTCTTCTTTTAACTTTAAGTCAGGAATTTATAAAGGCAGGTTCCCCAGACTCGTCCTACTTCCATATTTTAGCCAATGTTGCTGTGGAAGCCAGATATATTGGCTATCAGATGGCAATGATTATTCTAAGTATTGCCAGCATGATACTCTGTTGTTTACTCTACAAAACACGTTTGATTCCCCGAATAATTTCCGTGGTAGGTGTTTTTGGGTATACGTTGGTATTTGTAAGTGCTCCTCTTGATCTTCTTGGGATAATTGATACTACAGGGACAGGGGGTATTCTATATGTGCCTGGTGCTTTGTTTGAACTCCTTCTATTGCCCATTTGGCTTTTTGCAAAGGGATTTAATCCGGTTAGCAGAGCTATGAAATAA
- a CDS encoding MFS transporter, which produces MRALSQSLQERVAESGTAAELLKILIACTINLLAVSTVFMTQSIFSELATSFSIDVTQARFSFSIISLSYAAAFFFLGPAADKFNLPKIAVTGLVLLAMTVIGASYTPNFGLFILAMALMGICAALIPASMFPHVARISPRNKIGVYVGLIVASGTLGVIFGRVFMGILTEAVGWQISFRIVSAVLLFLSAVTQLLLVEKKNTQTGNNTRLSELYKNAMRLMLKSEILSLLLVGFTLYFGFLGMVTFLTYRLLAPPFHFSSGEIGWISFAGITAVIAPFAGSISQKTGVLKIIFPSLVVSLLSFQLMGWFQSIFLTVVGLLLLFLSVYSCQPTVFLLIGQRVPRESIGSASSLYILFCIGGGSLSSILLGPVWLSYGWHGITVSCSLSLLISLCIMAGSVLMKNESRKISVQQA; this is translated from the coding sequence ATGAGAGCATTGTCACAATCACTTCAGGAAAGAGTAGCTGAAAGCGGTACTGCTGCTGAACTGCTCAAGATATTGATTGCCTGTACAATTAACCTGCTTGCAGTTTCAACGGTTTTTATGACGCAGTCAATATTCTCAGAACTTGCGACCTCGTTCAGTATTGATGTTACGCAGGCGCGTTTCTCATTCAGTATCATTTCATTGAGTTATGCTGCTGCATTTTTCTTTCTCGGTCCGGCTGCCGATAAATTCAACCTGCCCAAAATCGCAGTTACCGGGCTGGTGCTTCTGGCTATGACAGTTATCGGTGCATCGTATACTCCGAATTTCGGCCTATTTATACTCGCTATGGCATTGATGGGAATTTGCGCGGCATTGATCCCGGCATCAATGTTTCCTCACGTAGCCAGAATTTCTCCTAGAAATAAAATCGGGGTGTATGTTGGGCTTATCGTTGCATCTGGAACATTGGGCGTCATTTTTGGCAGAGTTTTCATGGGAATATTGACAGAAGCCGTGGGCTGGCAAATCTCCTTTCGGATTGTTTCAGCTGTTCTCCTTTTCCTCTCAGCGGTCACACAGCTTTTACTTGTTGAGAAGAAAAATACGCAGACCGGAAACAACACACGCTTATCCGAGCTGTATAAAAATGCAATGCGCCTCATGCTCAAATCAGAAATATTATCGTTACTGCTGGTTGGATTCACCCTCTATTTTGGATTTCTCGGTATGGTTACCTTCTTGACTTATAGGCTGCTTGCCCCGCCTTTTCATTTCTCATCAGGTGAAATAGGCTGGATAAGCTTTGCAGGAATTACCGCTGTCATTGCCCCTTTTGCTGGAAGCATTTCCCAGAAAACAGGCGTGTTGAAGATTATATTTCCCAGCTTAGTTGTGTCCTTGCTGTCTTTCCAGCTTATGGGATGGTTTCAATCAATTTTCTTGACTGTGGTTGGTCTGTTGCTGCTTTTTCTGAGCGTCTATTCCTGCCAGCCCACAGTGTTTCTGCTCATAGGTCAACGTGTACCGCGAGAATCAATCGGCAGTGCCTCTTCGCTGTACATTTTATTTTGCATCGGAGGCGGGAGTCTCTCATCAATCCTTTTAGGACCGGTCTGGCTTTCCTATGGTTGGCACGGCATTACAGTATCCTGCTCTCTTTCCTTGCTGATATCTCTCTGCATTATGGCAGGTTCTGTGCTGATGAAAAATGAGAGCAGAAAAATAAGCGTTCAACAGGCATGA
- a CDS encoding transposase — MPRSRYHIFSPDAPYFMTSTVNNWLPVFTRPETVQIVLDSWQYLQEKHNFRLYGYIILENHLHLIAQSPNLSKDMQRFKSYTARKIIDHLHEVKAERLLHLFALFKRHHKRESEYQVWEEGFHPQYIENEAVMRQKLEYIHQNPVKRGYVEAAEHWRYSSAVNYAGKPGLIEVVCQW; from the coding sequence ATGCCGCGCAGCCGATACCATATCTTCTCGCCTGACGCTCCGTATTTCATGACTTCAACTGTGAACAACTGGCTCCCGGTCTTCACTCGACCGGAAACAGTACAGATCGTCCTTGATAGCTGGCAATATTTGCAGGAAAAACACAATTTCAGGCTGTACGGTTATATTATTCTGGAAAACCATCTTCACCTGATAGCACAGTCACCGAATCTGAGCAAAGATATGCAACGCTTTAAATCATATACAGCCCGAAAGATTATCGACCATCTGCATGAGGTCAAAGCGGAGCGACTGCTGCATCTGTTCGCTCTTTTCAAACGACACCATAAGCGGGAATCCGAATATCAGGTATGGGAAGAGGGTTTTCACCCGCAATACATTGAAAACGAGGCTGTAATGCGGCAGAAACTGGAGTATATCCACCAGAATCCGGTGAAACGAGGATATGTTGAGGCTGCCGAGCATTGGCGGTATTCCAGTGCGGTCAATTATGCCGGGAAGCCGGGATTGATTGAGGTGGTTTGTCAATGGTGA
- a CDS encoding class I SAM-dependent methyltransferase, with the protein MNKINPQDLIDKNPIFESMFAPLYFKASETLRSDAIITDTKAVEMIDLLDHDFSYFNKNTSGQFLVSVRTKILDSQIVEFINKTENPVIVNLGAGLDTRFSRMNSDKIKFWYDIDLHEAIEFRRKFYSDTEKHTSIGKSVLDYSWIDDIEKDASYNYLFIAEGLLMYLHEDEIKNLLREINNNFPSSIMICEVFHTKLVNYHVKNKAKNKDISFTWGISDTDDLKLLHSDIIVEDEWNMFDYHKNRQKIFVRLLVRLSPKFRNMVKLVKIRFNKNNNG; encoded by the coding sequence ATGAACAAAATTAATCCTCAAGATTTGATTGATAAAAATCCGATATTTGAATCCATGTTTGCTCCGCTTTATTTTAAAGCCTCCGAGACCTTGCGTTCAGACGCAATCATCACCGATACAAAAGCGGTTGAAATGATAGACTTGCTTGATCATGACTTTTCTTATTTCAACAAGAATACGAGTGGACAATTTTTAGTCTCGGTCAGGACAAAAATATTGGACAGTCAGATTGTTGAATTTATAAATAAGACGGAAAACCCTGTGATAGTGAATCTCGGTGCAGGTTTGGATACCCGTTTTAGTCGAATGAATTCGGATAAAATTAAATTTTGGTACGATATTGATCTGCATGAGGCTATTGAATTCAGAAGGAAATTCTATAGCGATACGGAGAAACATACATCTATAGGAAAGTCAGTTCTTGATTATTCATGGATTGATGATATCGAAAAAGATGCTTCGTATAATTATCTGTTTATTGCTGAAGGACTCTTGATGTATCTTCATGAAGATGAAATAAAAAATTTGCTGCGGGAAATAAACAATAATTTTCCTTCATCTATAATGATTTGTGAAGTATTCCATACCAAACTGGTGAACTATCATGTTAAGAACAAAGCGAAAAACAAAGATATCAGCTTCACCTGGGGTATTTCCGATACAGACGATTTGAAATTATTACATTCTGATATCATCGTAGAAGATGAATGGAATATGTTTGACTATCATAAAAACAGGCAAAAAATATTCGTCAGACTGCTTGTTCGTCTTTCTCCGAAATTCAGAAACATGGTGAAACTTGTCAAAATAAGATTCAACAAGAATAACAATGGATAA
- a CDS encoding N-acetyltransferase has protein sequence MKIRKSTEPERKEILNIHNRAFGNDKGAEIAKLVDDLFDDETAMPLLSLVAVENNKLVGHVLFTKVVVTKAEKILSAQILAPLAILPDKQKKGIGEELINEGLRLLEEAGTELVFVLGHPTYYPRCGFIPAGAQGFDAPYPIPEEHAEAWMVQELRDDVLKRHSGTVQCSEVLNEPQHWRE, from the coding sequence TTGAAAATAAGAAAATCTACAGAACCAGAGCGTAAAGAAATACTGAATATCCACAACCGTGCATTTGGTAATGACAAAGGGGCTGAGATTGCCAAACTTGTTGATGACTTATTTGATGACGAAACAGCAATGCCACTCTTGTCATTAGTAGCTGTTGAGAACAACAAACTCGTTGGTCATGTTTTATTCACAAAAGTTGTCGTTACAAAAGCAGAAAAAATACTCTCTGCTCAAATCTTGGCACCATTAGCCATCCTACCGGATAAACAAAAGAAAGGCATTGGGGAAGAACTCATTAACGAAGGCTTACGATTGCTTGAAGAAGCTGGAACAGAGTTGGTTTTTGTTCTTGGTCACCCGACCTACTATCCACGTTGCGGTTTTATCCCTGCTGGAGCACAAGGTTTTGACGCACCATATCCTATACCGGAAGAGCACGCAGAAGCGTGGATGGTTCAAGAGTTACGCGATGATGTCTTGAAAAGACATTCAGGGACAGTTCAATGTTCAGAGGTTCTCAATGAGCCTCAGCACTGGAGAGAATAG
- a CDS encoding nitroreductase family protein — protein sequence MTYEELLKNRRSVRKYQDKPVAVELIQEMIRESTLAPNAGNEQPWKFIIVNNREMLQKISDESKKNILARIAANPDDYAKKYQGMLENESFNVFYNAPCLVMILGLSHLKNLSVDCALAAGYFMLAASSRGLGTCWVNLGTEIHDPEMLRELAIPDNCTIVAPIILGYPENIPPVPKRKEAEIVKIIR from the coding sequence ATGACCTATGAAGAACTATTAAAAAACCGACGCTCCGTAAGAAAATACCAGGACAAACCTGTTGCGGTCGAGCTTATCCAAGAGATGATCAGGGAAAGCACGCTTGCCCCGAATGCTGGTAATGAGCAGCCGTGGAAATTTATCATCGTCAACAACAGAGAGATGCTGCAGAAAATCTCGGACGAGAGCAAGAAAAACATCCTGGCCCGCATTGCCGCCAATCCCGATGATTATGCCAAGAAATACCAAGGGATGCTGGAGAATGAATCGTTCAATGTCTTCTACAACGCACCGTGTCTGGTGATGATTCTCGGACTTTCTCATCTAAAGAATCTCTCTGTCGATTGTGCCCTGGCAGCCGGTTATTTCATGCTGGCGGCAAGCTCCAGAGGTCTGGGAACATGCTGGGTGAACCTCGGCACCGAGATACATGACCCGGAGATGCTCAGGGAACTGGCGATACCGGACAACTGCACCATTGTGGCTCCGATCATCCTAGGCTACCCGGAAAATATTCCTCCTGTGCCCAAGAGAAAGGAAGCGGAGATCGTAAAAATTATCAGATAA